A stretch of Crossiella cryophila DNA encodes these proteins:
- the nuoH gene encoding NADH-quinone oxidoreductase subunit NuoH — translation MNPGDVGRLLADDPWWLSLIKVLAVFIFLVVLVIGLVWGERRVVGFMQQRPGPNRAGPWGILQSLADALKMAFKEDIRPVMADKWVYFLAPVLSAVPAFLAFSVIPFGPEVEIFGEKTALQIADVPVGILVVLACASVGVYGIVLSGWASGSPYPLLGSLRSAAQVISYEIAMGLSIVSVILFAGSLSTADIVAAQSHGVWFVVTLLPSFVIYVISMVGETNRAPFDLPEAESELVGGFHTEYSTSLKFAMFFLAEYINMATVSALATTLFLGGWQAPFGLHLIGDGFLNTGWWPVLWFLGKMLAFLFFFVWLRATLPRLRYDQFMQLGWKVLVPSALVWFVAVTVVKYINTTPDISTTQYLIFGGAGLAVLILLVFLIPERELPEERIQVAGSGYPIPPLDLAVPKPPKRRTPVAAAQQSSTPAAIGTEGGKEAGDGTV, via the coding sequence ATGAACCCGGGCGATGTCGGACGGCTGCTCGCCGACGATCCGTGGTGGCTGAGCCTGATCAAGGTGCTCGCCGTCTTCATCTTCCTGGTGGTCCTGGTGATCGGCCTGGTCTGGGGCGAGCGCCGGGTGGTCGGGTTCATGCAGCAGCGGCCCGGCCCCAACCGGGCAGGCCCCTGGGGCATCCTGCAGTCACTGGCCGACGCGCTGAAGATGGCCTTCAAGGAGGACATCCGGCCGGTCATGGCGGACAAGTGGGTCTACTTCCTGGCCCCGGTCCTCTCCGCCGTGCCCGCCTTCCTGGCCTTCTCGGTGATCCCGTTCGGGCCCGAGGTCGAGATCTTCGGCGAGAAGACCGCGCTGCAGATCGCGGACGTGCCGGTGGGCATCCTGGTGGTGCTGGCCTGCGCCTCGGTCGGCGTCTACGGCATCGTGCTCTCCGGCTGGGCCTCCGGCTCGCCGTACCCGCTGCTCGGCTCGCTGCGCTCGGCCGCCCAGGTGATCTCCTACGAGATCGCGATGGGCCTCTCGATCGTCTCGGTGATCCTGTTCGCCGGCTCGCTGTCCACCGCCGACATCGTGGCCGCGCAGTCCCATGGCGTCTGGTTCGTGGTCACCCTGCTGCCCAGCTTCGTGATCTACGTGATCTCCATGGTCGGTGAGACCAACCGGGCCCCGTTCGACCTCCCCGAGGCCGAGTCGGAGCTGGTCGGTGGCTTCCACACCGAGTACTCGACCTCGCTGAAGTTCGCCATGTTCTTCCTCGCCGAGTACATCAACATGGCCACCGTCTCGGCGCTGGCCACCACGTTGTTCCTCGGTGGCTGGCAGGCGCCGTTCGGGCTGCACCTCATCGGCGACGGGTTCCTCAACACCGGCTGGTGGCCGGTGCTCTGGTTCCTCGGCAAGATGCTGGCGTTCCTGTTCTTCTTCGTGTGGCTGCGCGCCACCCTGCCCCGGCTGCGCTACGACCAGTTCATGCAGCTGGGCTGGAAGGTGCTGGTCCCCAGCGCGCTGGTCTGGTTCGTCGCGGTGACCGTGGTCAAGTACATCAACACCACCCCGGACATCTCGACCACCCAGTACCTGATCTTCGGTGGAGCCGGCCTCGCCGTGCTGATCCTGCTGGTCTTCCTGATCCCGGAGCGCGAGTTGCCGGAGGAACGGATCCAGGTGGCCGGCAGCGGCTACCCGATCCCGCCGCTGGACCTCGCGGTGCCCAAGCCCCCCAAGCGCCGGACCCCCGTGGCCGCCGCGCAGCAGAGTTCCACGCCGGCCGCGATCGGCACCGAAGGCGGAAAGGAGGCTGGCGATGGGACTGTTTGA
- a CDS encoding NADH-quinone oxidoreductase subunit G, translated as MTVAPEKNAETAPVPAGHVKLTIDEREVIAPKGELVIRAAERLGIVVPRFCDHPLLEPAGACRQCLVDVEMGGRPMPKPQASCTLTVADGMVVRTQHTSPVADKAQQGVMELLLINHPLDCPICDKGGECPLQNQALKHGRTESRFVETKRTFPKPVPISTQVLLDRERCVLCQRCTRFSDQIAGDPFIELLERGAQQQIGIAEGKPFQSYFSGNTIQICPVGALTSAAYRFRSRPFDLVSTPGVCEHCAGGCATRVDTRRGKVMRRLAGDDPEVNEEWLCDKGRFAFVYPTLPDRIRRPLVRDENGELVEASWTEALRVAADGLAKARDGKGVGVLPGGRLTVEDAYAYSKFARVAARTNDIDFRSRPHSDEELALLSSSIVGVTPDTGVTYGAVEAAPAVLCVGLEPEEEAGILFLRLRKAARTGRTKVFHLGQYTTPAVRKTFGTLIPAVPGGEPAALRALPGDADTALRGGGAVLLLGARAVEVPGLISAAVELATATGATLAWIPRRAGERGAVEAGALPTLLPGGRPVTDSEARAEIELAWGVAAGSLPATAGRDAAGILAAAAAEELDALLIGGVDPGDFGDPAAALAGVKAAGFVVSLELRHSAVTEHADVVLPVAASVERAGSYLNWEGRRREFKAALDVAGVVPDCRVLDTLAIEMDSDLFTQTPAAAAADLARLGAHRGARPVFTPAADPGAPLLTNGHLVLASWTQMLGNSSMQDGEPALAGTARPVVARLAPATADKLGLTEGSPVSVATETGSITLPLELADLPEQVVWLPGNSGTSTVRRTLGAGHGALVTVTDGGNA; from the coding sequence ATGACCGTCGCACCCGAGAAGAACGCCGAGACCGCACCGGTGCCCGCCGGGCACGTCAAGCTGACCATCGACGAGCGCGAGGTCATCGCGCCCAAGGGCGAACTGGTCATCCGCGCCGCCGAACGGCTGGGCATCGTGGTGCCGCGCTTCTGCGACCACCCGCTGCTGGAGCCGGCTGGCGCCTGCCGCCAGTGCCTGGTGGACGTGGAGATGGGCGGGCGGCCGATGCCCAAGCCGCAGGCCTCCTGCACGCTCACGGTGGCCGACGGCATGGTGGTCCGCACCCAGCACACCTCGCCGGTGGCCGACAAGGCCCAGCAGGGCGTGATGGAGCTGCTGCTCATCAACCACCCGCTGGACTGCCCGATCTGCGACAAGGGCGGCGAGTGCCCGCTGCAGAACCAGGCGCTCAAGCACGGTCGCACCGAGTCCCGCTTCGTCGAGACCAAGCGCACCTTCCCCAAGCCGGTGCCGATCTCCACCCAGGTGCTGCTGGACCGCGAGCGCTGCGTGCTCTGCCAGCGCTGCACCCGCTTCTCCGACCAGATCGCCGGCGACCCGTTCATCGAACTGCTCGAACGCGGCGCGCAGCAGCAGATCGGCATCGCCGAGGGCAAGCCGTTCCAGAGCTACTTCTCCGGCAACACCATCCAGATCTGCCCGGTCGGCGCGCTCACCAGCGCGGCCTACCGGTTCCGCTCCCGGCCGTTCGACCTGGTCTCCACCCCCGGCGTGTGCGAGCACTGCGCCGGCGGCTGCGCGACCAGGGTGGACACCCGGCGCGGCAAGGTCATGCGCCGGCTGGCGGGCGATGACCCCGAGGTCAACGAGGAATGGCTGTGCGACAAGGGTCGCTTCGCCTTCGTCTACCCGACCCTGCCCGACCGGATCCGCCGCCCGCTCGTCCGGGACGAGAACGGCGAGCTGGTCGAGGCATCCTGGACCGAGGCGCTGCGGGTGGCGGCCGACGGCCTGGCCAAGGCCAGGGACGGCAAGGGCGTCGGCGTGCTGCCCGGCGGCAGGCTGACCGTCGAGGACGCCTACGCCTACAGCAAGTTCGCCAGGGTCGCCGCGCGTACCAACGACATCGACTTCCGGTCCCGGCCGCACTCGGATGAGGAACTGGCGCTGCTGTCCTCCTCGATCGTGGGCGTCACCCCGGACACCGGGGTCACCTACGGCGCGGTCGAGGCCGCGCCCGCGGTGCTCTGCGTGGGCCTGGAGCCCGAGGAGGAAGCCGGGATCCTGTTCCTGCGCCTGCGCAAGGCCGCGCGCACGGGCCGGACCAAGGTCTTCCACCTCGGCCAGTACACGACCCCCGCGGTGCGCAAGACCTTCGGCACCCTGATCCCCGCGGTGCCCGGCGGCGAACCCGCCGCACTGCGCGCGCTGCCCGGTGACGCGGACACCGCGCTGCGCGGTGGCGGCGCCGTGCTGCTGCTCGGCGCCCGCGCGGTCGAGGTGCCCGGCCTGATCTCGGCCGCGGTCGAGCTGGCCACCGCCACCGGCGCCACGCTGGCCTGGATCCCCCGCCGCGCCGGTGAGCGCGGCGCGGTCGAGGCCGGTGCGCTGCCCACGCTGCTGCCCGGCGGCCGCCCGGTCACCGACTCCGAAGCCCGCGCCGAGATCGAGCTGGCCTGGGGCGTGGCCGCGGGCTCGCTGCCCGCGACCGCCGGCCGGGACGCGGCAGGCATCCTGGCCGCCGCCGCGGCCGAGGAGCTGGACGCGCTGCTGATCGGTGGCGTGGACCCGGGTGACTTCGGTGACCCGGCCGCCGCGCTGGCCGGTGTCAAGGCCGCTGGTTTCGTTGTCTCCCTTGAACTTCGGCACTCCGCGGTGACCGAGCACGCCGATGTGGTGCTGCCGGTGGCCGCATCCGTCGAGCGCGCGGGCAGCTACCTCAACTGGGAGGGCCGCCGCCGCGAGTTCAAGGCCGCGCTGGACGTGGCGGGCGTGGTCCCGGACTGCCGGGTGCTGGACACCCTGGCGATCGAGATGGACTCCGACCTGTTCACCCAGACCCCGGCCGCCGCGGCCGCGGACCTGGCCCGGCTGGGCGCGCACCGCGGCGCCCGCCCGGTGTTCACCCCGGCCGCCGACCCCGGCGCCCCGCTGCTGACCAACGGTCACCTGGTGCTGGCCAGCTGGACCCAGATGCTGGGCAACTCCTCGATGCAGGACGGCGAGCCGGCGCTGGCCGGCACCGCCCGTCCGGTGGTGGCCCGGCTGGCCCCGGCCACCGCGGACAAGCTCGGCCTGACCGAGGGCTCCCCGGTCAGCGTGGCCACCGAAACCGGTTCGATCACGCTGCCGCTGGAGTTGGCCGACCTGCCCGAGCAGGTCGTGTGGCTGCCCGGCAACTCGGGCACGTCCACCGTGCGCCGCACCCTTGGCGCCGGTCACGGCGCTCTCGTCACCGTCACCGACGGAGGAAACGCATGA
- the nuoF gene encoding NADH-quinone oxidoreductase subunit NuoF produces MPEPLTPVLTKRWLSPTSWTLRTYEQLEGYTALRKSLTAHPDQLIQLCKDSGLRGRGGAGFPTGLKWGFIPQGDGKPHYLVINADEGEPGTCKDIPLMMADPHSLIEGCIITSYAIRANFCAIYVRGEVLHCIRRLNAAVQEAYAAGYLGKNILGSGFDLDIVVHAGAGAYICGEETALLDSLEGKRGQPRLKPPFPATAGLYASPTVVNNVETIASVPYIVNGGSGWFREMGRERSPGPTIYSLSGHVTNPGQYEAPMGTTLRELLELAGGMKDGIPLKFWTPGGSSTPLFTADHLDVPLDFEGAAEAGSMLGTKALQIFNETVSVPWAVMKWTEFYKHESCGKCTPCREGTYWLVQILQRMVRGEGTPADVETLLDICDNILGRSFCALGDGATSPITSAIKYFRHEFLELCASNAGNAQAALAGAGAH; encoded by the coding sequence ATGCCCGAGCCGTTGACGCCGGTGCTCACCAAGCGCTGGCTCTCGCCGACATCCTGGACGCTGCGCACCTACGAGCAGCTGGAGGGCTACACCGCCCTCCGCAAGTCGCTCACCGCGCACCCGGACCAGCTCATCCAGCTGTGCAAGGACTCCGGTCTCCGCGGTCGCGGTGGCGCCGGCTTCCCCACCGGCCTCAAGTGGGGCTTCATCCCGCAGGGCGATGGCAAGCCGCATTACCTGGTGATCAACGCCGATGAGGGCGAACCGGGCACCTGCAAGGACATCCCGCTGATGATGGCCGATCCGCACTCGCTGATCGAGGGCTGCATCATCACCTCCTACGCGATCCGGGCCAACTTCTGCGCGATCTACGTGCGCGGCGAGGTCCTGCACTGCATCCGCAGGCTCAACGCCGCGGTGCAGGAGGCCTACGCCGCCGGGTACCTCGGCAAGAACATCCTGGGCAGCGGGTTCGACCTCGACATCGTGGTGCACGCCGGCGCAGGCGCGTACATCTGCGGTGAGGAGACCGCCCTGCTGGACTCGCTGGAGGGCAAGCGCGGCCAGCCCCGGCTCAAGCCGCCCTTCCCGGCCACCGCGGGTCTGTACGCCTCGCCCACCGTGGTGAACAACGTCGAGACCATCGCTTCGGTTCCCTACATCGTCAACGGCGGTTCCGGCTGGTTCCGCGAGATGGGCCGCGAGCGTTCGCCCGGCCCGACCATCTACTCGCTGTCCGGGCACGTCACCAACCCCGGCCAGTACGAGGCGCCGATGGGCACCACGCTGCGCGAGCTGCTGGAGCTGGCCGGTGGCATGAAGGACGGCATCCCGCTGAAGTTCTGGACGCCGGGTGGTTCCTCCACCCCGCTGTTCACCGCGGACCACCTGGACGTGCCGCTGGACTTCGAGGGCGCGGCCGAGGCCGGTTCGATGCTGGGCACCAAGGCGCTGCAGATCTTCAACGAGACCGTGTCCGTGCCGTGGGCCGTGATGAAGTGGACCGAGTTCTACAAGCACGAGTCCTGCGGCAAGTGCACCCCCTGCCGGGAGGGCACCTACTGGCTGGTGCAGATCCTGCAGCGGATGGTCCGCGGCGAGGGCACCCCCGCCGACGTGGAGACCCTGCTGGACATCTGCGACAACATCCTCGGCCGGTCCTTCTGTGCCCTTGGCGACGGCGCTACCAGCCCGATCACCAGCGCCATCAAGTACTTCCGGCACGAGTTCCTCGAACTGTGTGCGAGCAACGCCGGCAACGCGCAGGCCGCACTGGCCGGAGCAGGAGCGCACTGA
- the nuoE gene encoding NADH-quinone oxidoreductase subunit NuoE has protein sequence MTTTPERLSEVDTANAALFADIVDKAQQIIARYPQSRSALLPMLHLVQSVEGFVSQAGIAFCAEQLDLAKAEVSAVATFYTMYKRKPCGEHLVSVCTNTLCAALGGDAIYGKLREHLGVGHEETAGEPGTPGSVTIEHAECLAACDLGPVLQVNYEFYDNQTPESALELVQALQRGEKPNPTRGAPLTDFKQAELQLAGFFEGREPDVAGPSAAVETLRGAKIAHERGWTAPVMPEDVPLPAVPEKK, from the coding sequence ATGACGACGACTCCAGAACGACTGTCCGAAGTGGACACTGCGAATGCCGCGCTGTTCGCGGACATCGTTGACAAGGCGCAGCAGATCATCGCGCGCTACCCGCAGAGCCGGTCCGCGCTGCTGCCGATGCTGCACCTGGTGCAGTCGGTGGAGGGCTTCGTCAGCCAGGCCGGCATCGCCTTCTGCGCCGAGCAGCTCGACCTGGCCAAGGCCGAGGTCAGCGCGGTCGCGACCTTCTACACCATGTACAAGCGCAAGCCCTGCGGCGAGCACCTGGTGAGTGTCTGCACCAACACCCTGTGCGCGGCCCTCGGCGGCGACGCGATCTACGGCAAGCTGCGCGAGCACCTCGGCGTCGGCCACGAGGAGACCGCCGGTGAACCCGGCACTCCCGGCTCGGTCACCATCGAGCACGCCGAATGCCTGGCCGCCTGCGACCTCGGCCCGGTGCTCCAGGTCAACTACGAGTTCTACGACAACCAGACGCCCGAATCGGCGCTGGAACTCGTGCAGGCCCTGCAGCGCGGGGAGAAGCCCAACCCCACCCGCGGCGCCCCGCTGACCGACTTCAAGCAGGCCGAACTCCAGCTCGCCGGGTTCTTCGAGGGCCGCGAGCCGGACGTGGCCGGCCCGTCGGCCGCGGTGGAGACCCTGCGCGGAGCCAAGATCGCCCACGAGCGCGGCTGGACCGCTCCGGTCATGCCGGAGGACGTCCCGCTGCCTGCCGTCCCAGAGAAGAAGTGA
- a CDS encoding NADH-quinone oxidoreductase subunit D, with amino-acid sequence MSHERLADVTDGTDTSPEGSDSAEIAAGANDPYAADTRLTTEGPVYTVSGGDWDEVLEDATHDERIVINLGPQHPSTHGVLRLVLELEGETVTQARSVIGYLHTGIEKNVEYRNWTQGVTFVTRMDYLAPLHNETAYCLAIEKLLGVEAPRRAQTVRVLLMELNRISSHLVALATGGMELGALTAMTAGFREREEVLHLLEHLTGLRMNHAFIRPGGLSQDLPDDYHEKITDFLKVMDSRLPQYDKLLTGQPIWRRRLEGVGYLPLDGCMQLGMTGPILRSAGLPWDLRKVEPYCGYEEYDFEVPTATEADCFARYLLRVEEIHQSLKIVKQCLAKLEPGPVMVADGKIAWPAQLTIGSDGMGNSLEHVRKIMGQSMESLIHHFKLVTEGFDVPAGQVYVPVESPRGELGYHLVSDGGTRPLRVHVREPSFVNLQSMPAMSEGSLVADVIAAVASIDPVMGGVDR; translated from the coding sequence ATGAGCCACGAACGTCTCGCCGACGTCACCGACGGCACCGACACCAGCCCCGAGGGCAGCGACAGCGCCGAGATCGCCGCTGGTGCAAACGATCCCTACGCCGCGGACACCCGGCTCACCACCGAGGGCCCGGTCTACACCGTCAGCGGTGGTGACTGGGACGAGGTGCTCGAGGACGCCACCCACGACGAGCGCATCGTCATCAACCTGGGTCCGCAGCACCCCTCCACGCACGGCGTGCTCCGCCTGGTGCTGGAGCTGGAGGGCGAGACCGTCACCCAGGCCCGCTCGGTGATCGGCTACCTGCACACCGGCATCGAGAAGAACGTCGAGTACCGCAACTGGACCCAGGGCGTCACCTTCGTGACCCGGATGGACTACCTGGCCCCGCTGCACAACGAGACCGCCTACTGCCTGGCCATCGAGAAGCTGCTCGGCGTGGAAGCGCCCCGGCGCGCGCAGACCGTCCGGGTGCTGCTGATGGAGCTGAACCGCATCAGCTCGCACCTGGTCGCACTGGCCACCGGCGGCATGGAACTGGGCGCGCTGACCGCGATGACCGCGGGCTTCCGCGAGCGCGAAGAGGTCCTGCACCTGCTGGAGCACCTCACCGGCCTGCGGATGAACCACGCGTTCATCCGGCCCGGCGGGCTGTCCCAGGACCTGCCGGATGACTACCACGAGAAGATCACCGACTTCCTCAAGGTGATGGACTCGCGGCTGCCGCAGTACGACAAGCTGCTCACCGGCCAGCCGATCTGGCGCCGCCGCCTCGAAGGCGTCGGCTACCTGCCGCTGGACGGCTGCATGCAGCTGGGCATGACCGGCCCGATCCTGCGGTCGGCCGGCCTGCCGTGGGACCTGCGCAAGGTCGAGCCCTACTGCGGCTACGAGGAATACGACTTCGAGGTCCCCACCGCCACCGAGGCGGACTGCTTCGCCCGCTACCTGCTGCGGGTGGAGGAGATCCACCAGTCGCTCAAGATCGTCAAGCAGTGCCTGGCGAAGCTCGAGCCCGGCCCGGTGATGGTGGCCGACGGCAAGATCGCCTGGCCCGCGCAGCTGACCATCGGCTCCGACGGCATGGGCAACTCGCTGGAGCACGTGCGCAAGATCATGGGTCAGTCCATGGAATCCCTCATCCACCACTTCAAGCTGGTGACCGAGGGCTTCGACGTGCCTGCCGGGCAGGTGTACGTGCCGGTGGAGTCCCCGCGCGGTGAACTGGGTTACCACCTGGTCTCCGACGGCGGCACCCGCCCGCTGCGCGTGCACGTGCGCGAACCCAGCTTCGTGAACCTGCAGTCGATGCCCGCGATGAGCGAGGGCAGCCTGGTCGCCGACGTGATCGCCGCGGTGGCCTCGATCGACCCGGTGATGGGTGGTGTGGACCGATGA
- a CDS encoding NADH-quinone oxidoreductase subunit C, whose amino-acid sequence MTDAKLPEPTGPAHSSADLTQAEHEEHLASGGVVAGKNRKGMFNVSGSGDTSGFGGLVLPAYAPAPSERPYGGWFDEFVDELSMAMAEKGIPADAVQQITVDRGEITFYIRREHLLELCRLLRDDQALRFELCSSVSGVDYGVDVPQRLHSVYHLTSMTYRRRIRLEVAMDIEDPHLPSVVEVYPTADWQEREAWDMFGIVYDGHPALTRILMPDDWDGHPQRKDYPLGGIPVEYKGAEIPPPDQRRSYS is encoded by the coding sequence GTGACTGACGCGAAGCTTCCCGAGCCCACGGGCCCGGCCCACAGCTCGGCGGACCTGACCCAGGCCGAGCACGAGGAGCACCTGGCCTCCGGCGGGGTCGTGGCCGGCAAGAACCGCAAGGGCATGTTCAACGTCAGCGGTTCGGGCGACACCTCCGGTTTCGGTGGTCTCGTCCTGCCCGCCTACGCGCCCGCGCCCAGCGAGCGGCCCTACGGCGGCTGGTTCGACGAGTTCGTCGACGAGCTGTCCATGGCCATGGCGGAGAAGGGCATCCCGGCCGACGCGGTGCAGCAGATCACCGTCGACCGCGGTGAGATCACCTTCTACATCCGCCGCGAGCACCTGCTCGAACTGTGCAGGCTGCTCCGCGACGACCAGGCCCTGCGCTTCGAGCTGTGCAGCTCGGTCTCCGGCGTGGACTACGGCGTGGACGTGCCGCAGCGGCTGCACTCGGTCTACCACCTGACCTCGATGACCTACCGCCGCCGGATCCGGCTCGAGGTCGCCATGGACATCGAGGACCCGCACCTGCCCAGCGTGGTCGAGGTCTACCCGACCGCGGACTGGCAGGAGCGCGAGGCCTGGGACATGTTCGGCATCGTCTACGACGGCCACCCCGCGCTGACCCGGATCCTCATGCCGGACGACTGGGACGGCCACCCCCAGCGCAAGGACTACCCGCTCGGCGGGATCCCGGTCGAGTACAAGGGCGCGGAAATTCCTCCGCCGGACCAGAGGCGGTCTTACTCATGA
- a CDS encoding NuoB/complex I 20 kDa subunit family protein encodes MGLEEKLPNGILLASVEKLVNWSRKSSLWPATFGLACCAIEMMTTGAPRYDLGRFGMEAFRASPRQADLMIVAGRVTNKMAPVLRQIYDQMPEPRWVLAMGVCASSGGMFNNYAVVQGVDHIVPVDMYLPGCPPRPEMLLDAILKIHAKIMDEPLGPKRAALRAASGARTEMIPSSVRYAKKK; translated from the coding sequence ATGGGTCTTGAGGAGAAGCTGCCCAACGGAATCCTGTTGGCCAGCGTGGAGAAACTGGTCAACTGGTCGCGCAAGTCCTCACTGTGGCCCGCCACCTTCGGCCTGGCCTGCTGCGCGATCGAGATGATGACCACCGGCGCCCCGCGCTACGACCTCGGCCGCTTCGGCATGGAGGCGTTCCGCGCCTCCCCGCGCCAGGCCGACCTGATGATCGTCGCGGGCCGGGTCACCAACAAGATGGCCCCGGTGCTGCGCCAGATCTACGACCAGATGCCCGAACCGCGCTGGGTGCTCGCGATGGGCGTGTGCGCCTCCTCCGGCGGCATGTTCAACAACTACGCCGTGGTCCAGGGCGTCGACCACATCGTGCCGGTGGACATGTACCTGCCGGGCTGTCCGCCGCGGCCGGAGATGCTGCTGGACGCGATCCTGAAGATCCACGCCAAGATCATGGACGAGCCGCTCGGGCCCAAGCGGGCCGCGCTGCGTGCCGCCAGCGGCGCGCGCACCGAGATGATCCCGTCCTCCGTCCGGTACGCCAAGAAGAAGTGA
- a CDS encoding NADH-quinone oxidoreductase subunit A — MLHPYLPLVLMFLLALVFALGSVTVAPYIGPRRYNKAKLDAYECGIEPSPQPVVGGGRMPVAYYLTAMLFILFDIEMVFLYPFAVTAGQLGLFGLVEIALFIGTVGFAYVYVWRRGGLDWS, encoded by the coding sequence GTGCTCCACCCATACCTCCCCCTCGTGCTGATGTTCTTGCTGGCCTTGGTCTTCGCCCTGGGCTCGGTGACCGTGGCGCCCTATATCGGGCCCCGCCGGTACAACAAGGCCAAGCTCGACGCGTACGAGTGCGGAATCGAGCCCTCGCCCCAGCCAGTGGTCGGCGGTGGGCGGATGCCAGTCGCCTATTACCTGACGGCGATGCTGTTCATCCTGTTCGACATCGAAATGGTGTTCCTCTACCCCTTCGCGGTGACCGCGGGCCAGCTCGGTCTGTTCGGCCTGGTAGAGATCGCCCTCTTCATCGGCACGGTCGGCTTCGCCTACGTCTACGTGTGGCGGCGCGGCGGCCTGGACTGGAGCTGA
- a CDS encoding geranylgeranyl reductase family protein yields MTTPTSRRQPHEDAEVIVVGAGPAGSTAATYLARAGLDVLLLEKSEFPREKVCGDGLTPRGVKQLIDLGIDTREEAGWLHNRGLRVIGGGVTMELDWPDLATFPPYGVVRPRQDFDEMLAQTAQLAGARLVQNTHVTGAVTDERTGRVIGVTANAGKEKTPVTYRAPLVLACDGVSARLALSVGLEKRDDRPMGIAVRRYYDSPRSKDDYLESHLELWDKATPGEPKLLPGYGWIFGMGDGTVNVGLGILSTSKAYGKVDYRQLLRSWLDGTPEEWGLREANAIGKVGGAALPMGFNRTPHYRNGLLLVGDAGGMVNPFNGEGIGYAMESARLAAECVVHALARPEGLSRERALHRYPVAVSEALGGYYRLGNIFSKLIGNPTIMRTATKYGMPIKPLMRFVLKLLAGLYDPKDGDAMDRVINAATKLAPSA; encoded by the coding sequence ATGACCACCCCGACCAGCCGACGTCAGCCGCATGAGGACGCCGAGGTCATCGTGGTCGGCGCCGGCCCGGCCGGCTCCACCGCGGCGACCTACCTGGCCCGAGCCGGGCTGGACGTGCTGCTGCTGGAGAAGAGCGAGTTCCCGCGGGAGAAGGTCTGCGGTGACGGCCTCACCCCGCGCGGCGTGAAGCAGCTCATCGACCTGGGCATCGACACCCGCGAAGAGGCAGGCTGGCTGCACAACCGCGGCCTGCGGGTGATCGGCGGCGGCGTCACCATGGAGCTGGACTGGCCGGACCTGGCCACCTTCCCGCCCTACGGCGTGGTCCGCCCGCGCCAGGACTTCGACGAGATGCTGGCCCAGACCGCGCAGCTGGCAGGCGCCCGGCTGGTGCAGAACACGCACGTGACCGGCGCGGTGACCGATGAGCGCACCGGCCGGGTGATCGGCGTGACCGCCAACGCGGGCAAGGAGAAGACCCCGGTCACCTACCGCGCGCCGCTGGTGCTGGCCTGCGACGGCGTCTCCGCCCGGCTGGCCCTCTCGGTCGGCCTGGAGAAGCGGGACGACCGCCCGATGGGCATCGCGGTCCGCCGCTACTACGACTCCCCGCGCAGCAAGGACGACTACCTCGAATCGCACCTGGAGCTGTGGGACAAGGCCACGCCCGGTGAGCCCAAACTGCTGCCCGGCTACGGCTGGATCTTCGGCATGGGCGACGGCACGGTGAACGTGGGGCTGGGCATCCTGTCCACCTCCAAGGCATACGGCAAGGTCGACTACCGCCAGCTGCTGCGCTCCTGGCTGGACGGCACCCCCGAGGAGTGGGGCCTGCGCGAGGCCAACGCGATCGGCAAGGTCGGCGGCGCCGCACTGCCGATGGGCTTCAACCGCACCCCGCACTACCGCAACGGCCTGCTGCTGGTCGGCGACGCCGGCGGCATGGTGAACCCGTTCAACGGCGAGGGCATCGGCTACGCCATGGAGAGCGCCCGGCTGGCCGCGGAGTGCGTGGTGCACGCCCTGGCCCGGCCGGAGGGGCTCAGCCGCGAGCGGGCCCTGCACCGGTACCCGGTGGCCGTCTCCGAGGCCCTCGGCGGCTACTACCGGCTCGGCAACATCTTCAGCAAGCTCATCGGCAACCCGACGATCATGCGCACCGCCACCAAGTACGGCATGCCGATCAAGCCGCTGATGCGCTTCGTGCTCAAGCTGCTGGCCGGCCTGTACGACCCCAAGGACGGCGACGCGATGGACCGCGTGATCAACGCCGCCACCAAGCTGGCGCCCAGCGCCTGA